In bacterium, the following are encoded in one genomic region:
- the mraZ gene encoding division/cell wall cluster transcriptional repressor MraZ — protein sequence MKRGTFWCILVVGGKKWGKVGKTVDNFSKAKMFIGEYHHSIDEKGRLALPTKFRKELAQGIVVTRGLDHCLFVYTQAMWEKMAGRIGNLPMNQKNNRAFARLMLAGAMDSKIDGQGRVVLPDYLRTFGGLTKNVVVAGVQDRLEIWDEAEWARYTKDAEQHSEEIAEAIELFQNEV from the coding sequence TTGAAAAGGGGAACTTTTTGGTGTATATTGGTTGTAGGTGGAAAAAAGTGGGGAAAAGTGGGGAAAACAGTGGATAACTTTTCAAAAGCCAAGATGTTTATCGGCGAATATCACCATAGTATTGATGAAAAAGGACGTTTGGCTCTTCCAACAAAGTTTCGGAAGGAATTGGCACAGGGAATCGTGGTAACCCGTGGATTAGACCATTGTTTGTTCGTTTACACCCAAGCGATGTGGGAAAAAATGGCCGGTAGAATTGGCAATTTGCCCATGAATCAAAAGAACAATCGTGCGTTTGCCCGTTTGATGTTGGCCGGTGCGATGGATAGCAAAATTGACGGTCAGGGCAGAGTGGTGTTGCCGGATTATTTGAGAACGTTTGGCGGGTTAACAAAGAATGTGGTGGTGGCCGGTGTGCAAGATCGTCTGGAAATTTGGGACGAAGCCGAATGGGCCAGATACACCAAGGATGCGGAACAGCACAGCGAGGAAATTGCTGAAGCAATCGAGCTCTTTCAAAACGAAGTATAA
- a CDS encoding DUF3850 domain-containing protein codes for MATIHKKVWSEYFEQIIAGKKKFELRLADFEVNEGDTLVLEEWDKDKKEYTGRKIEVVATYIIKTKSQTFWSVEEVEKYGFQVIQFEPKGGKNKDWSEYFRITGNNPPSKLLVKSLGYVAQKSKAIDVGGGALKDTRYLLEQGFDVTVVDKSDLITKEAEAIKSDNLHYFVSSFEDFDFPKNEYDIASAMYALPFNPPESFDVVFAKIKGSLVKGGIFCGQFFGVHDEWSNDKKMTFHTKEQVEKLLSDMEVILFDEEEKDDKTANGTSKHWHIFHFIVRKL; via the coding sequence ATGGCAACAATTCACAAAAAAGTTTGGTCGGAATATTTTGAACAGATTATTGCGGGCAAGAAAAAATTTGAGTTGCGTCTGGCGGATTTTGAAGTGAATGAAGGCGACACTTTGGTTTTGGAGGAGTGGGATAAAGATAAAAAAGAGTATACTGGACGAAAAATTGAAGTTGTCGCAACCTATATTATTAAAACCAAGAGTCAAACTTTTTGGTCGGTGGAAGAAGTTGAAAAATACGGGTTTCAGGTTATTCAATTTGAACCAAAAGGCGGTAAAAATAAAGACTGGTCGGAGTATTTTCGGATCACAGGAAACAATCCGCCTTCAAAACTTCTCGTTAAATCCCTAGGATATGTTGCCCAAAAGAGTAAGGCAATTGATGTTGGCGGAGGTGCATTGAAAGATACACGATATTTGTTAGAGCAGGGTTTTGATGTAACCGTAGTTGATAAATCAGATTTAATAACAAAAGAAGCGGAGGCGATAAAATCCGATAATCTTCATTATTTTGTCTCATCTTTTGAGGATTTTGATTTTCCCAAAAACGAATACGATATCGCTTCTGCCATGTATGCTTTGCCATTTAATCCGCCGGAAAGTTTTGACGTTGTTTTTGCAAAAATCAAAGGTTCATTAGTAAAAGGTGGGATATTTTGCGGGCAGTTTTTCGGTGTTCATGATGAATGGAGTAATGATAAAAAGATGACTTTTCACACCAAAGAACAGGTCGAAAAATTGCTTTCCGACATGGAAGTTATTTTGTTTGACGAAGAAGAAAAAGACGACAAAACCGCCAACGGCACGTCAAAGCATTGGCATATTTTTCACTTTATTGTCAGGAAGTTATAG
- the mraW gene encoding 16S rRNA (cytosine(1402)-N(4))-methyltransferase produces the protein MALDLNTQSLGRTDRILHQPIFLQEILKSLVQPKARYVDGTLGDGGHAKALLTASDESSKLIGIDLDTEGQVRAKKELVAFGDRVLFAHNTFANVDEVVKQVGWGFATGILFDLGMSTHHLQAERGFSFKNQGALDMQFDPTGTIALPEPTAIYLKRIARKIPAYTAKDLLNNLHEDELAELIQSYGEEAFSERIAAGIVQERRNGDIDSVPQLVQIVLRAYPGGKRHGRIHIATKTFQALRIAVNREYETLQIAIKKSLAILADGGRLAIISFHSGEDRIVKQVFRQAAQSENFTLLTKHPIKPTFQEVRANAWSRSAKLRILEKSK, from the coding sequence ATGGCGTTAGATCTTAATACGCAAAGTTTGGGTCGCACTGACCGTATCTTGCATCAACCGATATTTTTGCAAGAAATCCTTAAGTCTTTGGTTCAACCAAAGGCGCGTTACGTTGATGGCACTTTGGGGGACGGGGGACACGCCAAAGCTCTGCTTACCGCGAGCGATGAATCATCAAAATTGATTGGTATCGACTTGGATACGGAAGGACAAGTGCGTGCCAAAAAAGAACTCGTAGCATTTGGCGACCGCGTGTTATTTGCACACAACACGTTTGCGAATGTGGACGAAGTGGTTAAGCAGGTGGGCTGGGGGTTCGCGACGGGAATTCTTTTCGACTTGGGAATGTCAACTCATCATCTCCAAGCCGAACGAGGTTTCTCTTTCAAAAATCAAGGAGCATTGGATATGCAGTTTGATCCCACGGGGACGATCGCGCTTCCGGAACCGACGGCGATTTATCTAAAACGAATCGCGCGAAAAATTCCAGCTTATACCGCGAAGGATTTGCTGAATAATTTGCACGAGGATGAATTGGCAGAATTGATTCAAAGCTACGGCGAAGAAGCATTCTCCGAACGGATTGCTGCGGGAATTGTGCAAGAGCGCCGTAACGGCGATATCGATTCCGTTCCGCAGTTGGTCCAAATTGTCTTGCGAGCCTATCCCGGAGGAAAGAGACACGGGCGTATCCATATTGCGACTAAAACTTTTCAGGCATTGCGGATCGCAGTGAATAGGGAATACGAAACGTTGCAAATTGCCATCAAGAAATCATTAGCGATTTTGGCAGATGGTGGGCGATTGGCAATTATCTCTTTTCACTCCGGAGAAGATCGCATTGTAAAGCAGGTGTTTAGGCAGGCGGCACAAAGTGAAAACTTTACGCTTCTGACCAAACATCCAATTAAGCCGACGTTTCAAGAAGTTCGCGCCAACGCCTGGAGTCGTAGCGCAAAACTAAGAATTTTAGAAAAATCCAAATAA
- a CDS encoding coenzyme F420-0:L-glutamate ligase, protein MTENTLQPNEGKKLEKVVAGVNYLRFPIKTHVVKPTDDIEAVVKQYLAHLLQTGDMVAISEKVVAITQGRSYPIKDIKPSWLAKLLVKFVFKPKWGIGLGSPWTMELALREAGAPRILFAALASAITKPFGVRGVFYRVAGKNINAIDGPTPYTLPPYNEYAKLAPKDPENVAQKLAELLKVGVAIIDANDIGVQVLGASEGMNIELIRELFKDNPLGQTTEQTPLCIIRKC, encoded by the coding sequence ATGACCGAAAATACATTGCAGCCAAATGAAGGCAAAAAATTGGAAAAAGTTGTGGCGGGGGTAAATTATCTTCGTTTTCCGATTAAAACTCACGTCGTAAAACCAACGGATGATATTGAAGCGGTTGTAAAACAGTATTTGGCTCACCTGCTTCAGACGGGTGACATGGTGGCGATTTCGGAAAAAGTGGTGGCGATTACCCAGGGTCGTTCATATCCAATTAAGGATATTAAGCCGTCCTGGCTGGCAAAATTGTTGGTAAAATTTGTTTTTAAACCAAAGTGGGGAATCGGATTGGGAAGTCCGTGGACAATGGAATTGGCTCTGCGTGAGGCGGGGGCACCACGTATTCTTTTCGCCGCCCTTGCTTCGGCTATTACAAAACCGTTTGGCGTGCGCGGTGTGTTTTACCGCGTGGCCGGGAAAAATATCAACGCGATTGATGGCCCAACGCCTTACACACTTCCGCCCTACAACGAATACGCAAAATTAGCACCGAAGGATCCGGAAAATGTCGCACAAAAGTTAGCCGAATTGCTAAAAGTTGGCGTAGCGATTATCGATGCTAATGATATTGGTGTGCAAGTGTTGGGTGCTTCAGAGGGAATGAACATAGAGCTAATTCGTGAACTATTTAAAGACAATCCACTGGGACAGACAACAGAGCAAACACCACTTTGTATAATTAGAAAGTGTTGA